A window of the Fodinibius sp. Rm-B-1B1-1 genome harbors these coding sequences:
- a CDS encoding AraC family transcriptional regulator → MHKYILPPEELSHFVKRIYEIDIPRPSTFAENRVIPMGMGTITFVLKGNPRIKGANGIRPFPNHALGGQYFPTFSFDSDIPSLHYGIALKPTATYKLFNIYLADIQNDFISFDQVVGEQADKIRQKLLKATTTEDRFDLLTDFMLQQRPTSTKYTHLDVVIDYIYKKKGMLKVKELCNKEDVSRRYLEKKFKKFIGFTPGQFVRQVRFNFTCAALAEGDKPVNDILMAFGYHDRSHFMKKFKKYHGGDLSVLTDDKDNLFKTVFSRIMRSDQENSFHP, encoded by the coding sequence ATGCATAAGTATATACTACCCCCAGAAGAACTATCCCATTTTGTTAAAAGAATCTATGAAATAGACATCCCTCGTCCCAGTACTTTTGCTGAAAACCGGGTTATTCCCATGGGTATGGGAACCATTACTTTCGTACTTAAGGGGAATCCACGTATCAAAGGAGCAAATGGAATTCGCCCCTTCCCCAATCATGCTCTGGGGGGACAATACTTTCCTACTTTTTCTTTTGATAGTGATATTCCCTCCCTACACTATGGCATTGCCCTAAAACCTACCGCCACGTATAAACTCTTCAACATTTACTTGGCAGATATTCAAAATGATTTTATCTCATTTGATCAAGTGGTAGGCGAACAGGCTGACAAAATTCGTCAAAAACTTCTGAAGGCCACCACCACCGAGGATCGATTTGATCTGCTTACCGATTTTATGCTTCAACAACGACCAACTTCTACCAAATATACCCACCTTGATGTAGTTATCGATTACATTTACAAAAAGAAGGGAATGCTCAAAGTAAAAGAGCTCTGCAACAAAGAGGATGTTAGCAGGCGCTATCTCGAAAAGAAATTTAAAAAATTCATTGGCTTCACCCCTGGACAGTTTGTCCGACAAGTGCGCTTTAATTTTACTTGTGCCGCCCTTGCTGAAGGTGATAAACCAGTTAACGATATTTTAATGGCCTTTGGCTATCATGACCGATCCCACTTTATGAAAAAGTTCAAAAAGTACCATGGCGGTGATCTGAGCGTGCTCACCGACGATAAGGATAATCTGTTTAAAACAGTCTTTTCCCGAATTATGCGTAGCGACCAAGAAAATAGTTTTCATCCTTAA